A stretch of Rhinopithecus roxellana isolate Shanxi Qingling chromosome 12, ASM756505v1, whole genome shotgun sequence DNA encodes these proteins:
- the PPM1N gene encoding probable protein phosphatase 1N: MAALARQLQRLLWTACKKKEREKEGEEEEEDEEEGRGALDGPRSLLTAPRRAQRPHGGAEASWGLRFGASAAQGWRARMEDAHCTWLSLPGLPPGWALFAVLDGHGGARAARFGARHLPDHVLEELGPEPSEPEGVREALRRAFLSADKRLRSLWPRVETGGSTAVALLVSPRFLYLAHCGDSRAVLSRAGAVAFSTEDHRPLRPRERERIHAAGGTIRRRRVEGSLAVSRALGDFAYKEAPGRPPELQLVSAEPEVAALARQAEDEFMLLASDGVWDTMSGAALAGLVASRLRLGLAPELLCAQLLDTCLCKGSLDNMTCILVCFPGAPRPSEEAIRRELALDAALGRRIAELCASAQEPPSLNTVFRTLASEDIPDLPPGGGLDCKATVIAEAYSQICQVSEECRVKGQNGAGKSTPTHLGSALDMET, encoded by the exons ATGGCGGCCCTGGCCCGCCAGCTGCAGCGTCTTCTCTGGACCGCTTGcaagaaaaaggagagggagaaggagggggaagaggaagaggaggatgaggaggaggggcGCGGGGCCCTCGATGGGCCTCGGTCTCTGTTGACAGCGCCGCGCCGCGCCCAGCGGCCGCACGGGGGTGCCGAGGCGTCTTGGGGCCTGCGCTTCGGGGCGAGCGCAGCGCAAGGCTGGCGCGCGCGCATGGAGGATGCTCACTGCACTTGGCTTTCGTTACCTGGTCTGCCCCCGGGCTGGGCCTTGTTTGCCGTCCTCGACGGCCACGGTGGGGCTCGAGCTGCCCGCTTCGGTGCACGCCATTTGCCAGACCATGTGCTCGAGGAGCTGGGCCCGGAGCCTAGCGAGCCCGAGGGCGTGCGCGAGGCGCTGCGCAGAGCCTTCTTGAGCGCCGACAAGCGCCTGCGCTCCCTCTGGCCCCGCGTGGAAACAGGCGGCTCCACGGCCGTGGCGTTGCTGGTCTCCCCGCGGTTTCTGTACCTGGCGCACTGCGGTGACTCCCGCGCGGTGCTGAGCCGCGCTGGCGCCGTGGCCTTCAGCACAGAGGACCACCGGCCCCTTCGACCCCGGGAACGCGAGCGCATCCACGCCGCTGGCGGCACCATCCGCCGCCGCCGCGTCGAGGGCTCTCTGGCCGTGTCGCGAGCGTTGGGCGACTTTGCCTACAAAGAGGCTCCAGGGAGGCCCCCCGAGCTACAGCTCGTTTCTGCGGAGCCTGAGGTGGCTGCACTGGCACGCCAGGCTGAGGACGAGTTCATGCTCCTGGCCTCTGATGGCGTCTGGGACACTATGTCTGGTGCTGCCCTGGCGGGACTGGTGGCTTCGCGCCTCCGCTTGGGTCTGGCCCCAGAGCTTCTCTGCGCGCAGCTGTTGGACACGTGCCTGTGCAAG ggcagcctggacaacatgacctGCATCCTGGTCTGCTTCCCCGGGGCCCCTAGGCCTTCTGAGGAGGCGATCAGGAGGGAGCTCGCACTGGACGCAGCCCTGGGCCGCAGAATCGCTG AACTGTGTGCCTCTGCTCAGGAGCCGCCCAGCCTGAACACAGTTTTCAGGACTCTGGCCTCAGAGGACATCCCAGATTTACCTCCTGGGGGAGGGCTGGACTGCAA GGCCACTGTCATTGCTGAAGCTTATTCTCAGATCTGCCAGGTCTCAGAAGAGTGCAGAGTG AAGGGGCAGAATGGTGCTGGGAAGTCCACCCCTACGCATTTGGGCTCAGCCTTGGACATGGAGACCTGA